In Dromaius novaehollandiae isolate bDroNov1 chromosome 4, bDroNov1.hap1, whole genome shotgun sequence, a single genomic region encodes these proteins:
- the FBXO8 gene encoding F-box only protein 8 → MGQGLWRVARNQQLQHQGYSGQGYLTREHGRRIATNSVSNTSHRKQAQGGIDIYHLLKTRKSKEQEGFINLEMLPPELSFTILSYLNATDLCLASCVWQDLANDELLWQGLCKSTWGHCSIYNKNPPLGFSFRKLYMQLDEGSLTFNANPDEGVNYFMSKGILDDSPKEIAKFIFCTRTLNWKKLRIYLDERRDVLDDLVTLHNFRNQFLPNALREFFRHIHAPEERGEYLETLITKFSHRFCACNPDLMREHGLSPDAVYVLCYSLILLSIDLTSPHVKNKMSKREFIRNTRRAAQNISEDFVGHLYDNIYLIGHVAA, encoded by the exons ATGGGTCAGGGACTCTGGAGAGTTGCTAGGAACCAACAACTGCAACATCAAGGATATAGTGGACAAGGCTATCTTACCAGAGAACATGGTAGGAGGATAGCTACTAACAGTGTTTCCAATACAAGCCATCGCAAACAAGCCCAAGGAGGTATTGACATCTACCATCTGTTGAAGACAAGAAAATCTAAAGAACAAGAAGGGTTCATTAACCTGGAGATGCTGCCCCCAGAGCTTAGTTTTACCATTTTGTCATACCTGAATGCAACTGATCTCTGTCTGGCTTCGTGCGTCTGGCAGGATCTTGCTAATGATGAGCTTCTCTGGCAAGG GTTGTGCAAATCCACTTGGGGTCACTGTTCTATATACAATAAGAATCCACCTCTAggattttcttttagaaaattgtATATGCAGCTAGATGAGGGAAGTCTCACCTTTAATGCCAACCCTGATGAG GGGGTCAACTACTTCATGTCCAAGGGCATACTAGACGATTCGCCAAAGGAAATAGCTAAGTTTATCTTTTGTACAAGAACACTAAATTGGAAGAAGCTGAGAATCTATCTCGATGAAAG GCGAGATGTTTTGGATGACCTTGTGACACTGCACAACTTCAGAAATCAGTTCTTGCCAAATGCACTGAGAGAGTTCTTCAGACATATTCACGCCCCTGAGGAACGTGGGGAGTACCTGGAGACTCTTATAACAAAGTTCTCTCACAGATTCTGTGCTTGTAACCCTGACTTGATGAGAGAGCATGGCCTTAGCCCTG ATGCAGTTTATGTACTATGTTACTCGTTGATTCTACTTTCCATTGATCTAACCAGTCCTCACGTGAAGAACAAAATGTCAAAACGAGAATTCATCCGAAATACACGACGAGCTGCACAGAATATTAGTGAAGATTTTGTAGGGCATCTTTATGACAACATCTACCTTATTGGCCATGTGGCTGCCTAA